In Aspergillus nidulans FGSC A4 chromosome IV, a single window of DNA contains:
- a CDS encoding protein pom1 (transcript_id=CADANIAT00000805) yields MPEKLSDQHTAGKGQLRQVQSRPSSPLGNENAALADPTTPGRRRLQKHSSTTFLTDASSNNFAGSRLSNLSKRRLSIRDQRVPQGPRPQEQPRSSGAVHHSGNSSVDSTTGSLKNSNSRISLRSTSMSNLANQNTAENMEFLAPVNFDDFHNSIIAEPSLNHFPLPTTGGTGNDRQSTSFHPTNPWAKNNIDNNTPGPAKGYPSRRKSLIGQNISSDSSSRPQASTAAGRNRRQSLIQNQAPDNPTPRAPRKSIGPGFLPTASSARRQSLSSRKASADTTRPDQTSYLRPRSQHHEMNGFNGPRLPSNARSAKAKSFQPPSSELGDNFLTTTGLGDHSRSSSTNAVRTPMKSTAGRVPTPTSSAKRVSVMPLHATGLGARTISPTDARRLKRLSTAPQAHPLPNTPPSQTEPLPHRPRSSTYSPSNIPRKSATPSSNRTTPDPNRKSYSSGLSLSSNTSYNSARNSGGSLQTRLSQNFSSSRLPTPKPRVEHAMNNAEEVPPVPAIPKAYESPKGESDQPQFSAPRKSSLPLEIELLRSTHISESKSTSGQRNSEVLDERGIKTPEAKPHTSVAFGKKNMKLPPLNLLPLGTPMTSKIEALVDKDDHTDPSTPSAQHVSKTPSTPLTASKANYFSFRDDEDADPLPQARSSTSHFALSTSSSITLRAASSSSALASHDGHTPGGARTVSPYVSYALPKSNSEYNHLRQKPSADYSSRISQSYKLTGPRPQTRSSGLSNSETVSIPSDPDSNGLPTTTLRNKITLSRKRSTSKTQQALNANTDPKKSDLMPPPKLPASATWNNLSTGKDSSPTLKPSYLKSRRQSSLTNVANPALRKPSFSSEQSLSLSPTVSRESHESDNSQHRSASSILSPVHKIISSAKSNMAATSQTENRIETEIAIADEEMRRLGTKRKDFEKAARELDELRNRAGPKDHVNPAQALRVAHLNIFERGEIIDFKDIYFCGTQDAKKHVGDLNQQSTNFGYDDDRGDYNIVLGDHLAYRYEVVDVLGKGSFGQVVRCIDHKTGNLVAVKIIRNKKRFHQQALIEVNLLQKLKEWDPHRRHNVVNFTQSFYFRGHLCISTELLGINLYEFIKAHDFRGFGIKLIRRFTRQILNTLTLLQAKKVIHCDLKPENILLVHPLSSEIRVIDFGSSCFENEKVYTYIQSRFYRSPEVILGMSYGMPIDMWSLGCILAELYTGYPIFPGENEQEQLACIMEVFGPPEKHLIEKSTRRKLFFDSLGKPRITVSSKGRRRRPSSKELRQVLKCDDEAFLDFISRCLRWDPQRRLTPSEALRHEFMTGHRMAPRPRPFGSQSPGKRANTLSTPTTGRPLPEPPGTSLKNGAVVRSRDPSNPSPIKATAGKRHSTVSGLPPSTPAKRGINLTTTPGSALPRASARSISGKPDLATAAAATSLLHSRPGTLVDLIRFLRLILTAGSTSQWMRQDTSSYTLT; encoded by the exons ATGCCGGAAAAGCTGTCGGACCAGCACACTGCAGGAAAGGGGCAGTTGCGTCAAGTGCAGTCCAGACCGTCTAGTCCGCTGGGAAATGAGAACGCCGCGTTGGCCG ATCCTACTACTCCTGGCCGCAGACGGTTACAAAAGCACTCTTCAACGACCTTCCTAACCGATGCCTCCTCTAATAATTTTGCCGGATCTAGACTGAGTAACTTGAGCAAGCGGAGGCTCTCTATTCGCGATCAGAGGGTGCCCCAAGGCCCGCGCCCACAAGAGCAACCACGCAG TTCGGGCGCGGTTCACCACTCTGGCAACTCCTCCGTTGACTCGACGACCGGATCTCTAAAGAACAGCAATTCACGTATTAGCCTGCGTTCCACGAGCATGAGTAATCTCGCTAACCAGAATACTGCCGAGAATATGGAGTTCCTTGCTCCCGTTAACTTCGACGACTTTCATAATAGCATTATAGCAGAACCGAGCTTGAACCATTTTCCTTTGCCTACGACCGGAGGAACTGGAAATGACCGACAATCAACCTCTTTCCATCCCACCAATCCATGGGCAAAAAATAATATTGATAATAATACGCCTGGACCAGCTAAAGGCTACCCGTCACGGAGAAAGAGCTTGATAGGGCAGAATATTTCCTCGGACTCGTCTTCCCGCCCGCAGGCATCAACTGCAGCCGGTCGAAATCGTCGCCAGAGCCTTATACAAAACCAGGCGCCTGATAATCCTACACCGCGAGCGCCGCGCAAATCAATTGGGCCCGGTTTTTTACCTACAGCTTCCTCTGCGAGGCGCCAAAGTCTATCATCCAGAAAAGCCAGTGCTGACACAACTCGGCCGGACCAAACAAGCTATCTCCGCCCAAGAAGCCAGCATCATGAAATGAATGGGTTCAACGGGCCGCGGCTTCCGTCGAATGCTCGCAGTGCGAAGGCCAAGTCCTTTCAACCTCCCTCAAGCGAACTTGGCGATAATTTCTTAACGACTACCGGCTTGGGGGATCACTCTcgttcctcatcaaccaatGCTGTTCGAACCCCAATGAAGAGCACAGCTGGGAGGGTTCCAACACCAACGTCATCTGCAAAGCGAGTATCCGTGATGCCTCTCCATGCGACAGGCCTTGGTGCTCGTACAATTAGTCCGACTGATGCTCGGCGGCTGAAGCGCCTCTCAACGGCACCCCAAGCTCACCCACTGCCGAATACACCGCCGAGCCAAACTGAACCCCTGCCACATCGTCCTCGCTCCTCAACTTACTCCCCTTCCAACATTCCCCGCAAAAGTGCCACCCCCTCCTCCAATCGCACTACTCCTGATCCGAATAGAAAATCCTACAGTTCAGGCTTGTCTCTGTCGTCGAATACCAGTTATAACTCTGCGAGAAATTCGGGCGGCTCACTGCAAACCAGATTGTCTCAgaatttctcatcttctcggCTTCCGACCCCAAAGCCTCGTGTGGAGCATGCCATGAATAATGCTGAAGAGGTGCCGCCAGTTCCTGCTATTCCCAAAGCCTATGAATCCCCGAAGGGCGAGTCGGACCAGCCACAATTCTCGGCACCCCGCAAGTCTAGTTTGCCTCTGGAAATTGAGCTCTTGAGATCCACCCATATCTCCGAGTCAAAGTCAACCAGCGGCCAGCGTAACTCTGAGGTCTTGGATGAACGCGGAATAAAAACCCCGGAAGCCAAACCGCATACCAGTGTTGCGTTCGGTAAGAAAAACATGAAGCTGCCACCGTTGAACCTACTTCCCTTGGGAACACCGATGACTTCCAAGATCGAGGCATTGGTTGACAAAGACGATCATACGGacccatcaactccatcCGCACAACACGTATCCAAAACACCGAGCACTCCTTTGACCGCCTCAAAAGCAAACTACTTTTCTTTTcgtgacgatgaagatgcagatcctcttcctcaagcaCGGAGCAGCACGTCGCATTTTGCACTAAGTACATCGTCTAGCATCACCTTAAGGGCTGCTAGCAGTTCTAGTGCACTTGCTTCTCACGACGGTCATACGCCTGGTGGAGCCAGAACTGTCTCTCCGTACGTTTCTTATGCACTGCCGAAGAGCAACAGCGAGTATAATCATCTCCGTCAGAAACCCAGCGCAGATTACTCTTCCCGTATATCTCAGTCGTACAAATTGACcggtcctcgtcctcaaacCCGATCTTCTGGACTCTCGAACTCGGAGACCGTTTCTATCCCTTCCGATCCTGATAGCAATGGACTGCCCACCACTACTCTGCGCAACAAAATCACCTTGTCGCGCAAGCGGAGCACTTCGAAAACTCAGCAAGCGCTCAATGCAAATACAGACCCCAAAAAGTCTGACTTGATGCCTCCTCCTAAGCTCCCGGCTTCCGCCACCTGGAACAACCTTTCGACAGGAAAGGATTCGAGTCCGACCCTAAAGCCATCATACCTCAAGTCTAGGCGGCAATCTTCTTTAACTAATGTGGCAAATCCAGCGCTCAGAAAaccgagcttcagcagcgagCAGAGCCTGTCACTATCACCTACTGTCTCTCGGGAGTCTCATGAAAGCGATAACTCCCAACATCGGTCTGCGTCTTCAATTCTCTCGCCGGTGCACAAGATTATCAGCTCAGCGAAGTCAAATATGGCAGCCACTTCGCAAACTGAGAACCGAATTGAGACAGAGATTGCGATCGCGGACGAGGAAATGCGAAGATTAGGCACCAAGCGGAAGGATTTTGAAAAAGCTGCAAGGGAGTTGGATGAATTGCGCAACAGGGCCGGACCTAAGGATCATGTCAATCCGGCTCAGGCTCTGAGAGTAGCCCATCTCAACATCTTTGAGCGTGGGGAAATTATCGACTTTAAAGACATTTACTTTTGCGGTACCCAAGATGCAAAGAAGCACGTCGGAGATCTGAACCAACAATCAACGAACTTTGGTTACGATGATGACCGCGGAGACTACAATATTGTTCTAGGTGACCATTTGGCCTACCGCTATGAAGTGGTTGATGTTCTGGGTAAAGGTAGCTTTGGTCAAGTTGTCCGGTGTATCGACCACAAAACGGGCAACCTGGTTGCAGTGAAGATTATCCGCAACAAGAAAAGGTTCCACCAACAAGCTCTAATTGAGGTCAACCTTCTTCAGAAGCTCAAAGAGTGGGATCCGCATCGCCGTCATAACGTGGTCAATTTCACGCAGAGTTTCTACTTTCGGGGACATCTGTGCATCTCAACTGAACTGCTGGGTATCAACCTGTACGAGTTTATCAAGGCGCACGATTTCAGGGGGTTTGGTATCAAGCTGATCCGTCGATTCACGAGGCAAATACTTAATACCCTCACGCTTttgcaggcgaagaaggttATTCATTGTGACCTTAAACCTGAGAACATTCTCCTTGTCCATCCTCTCAGTTCGGAGATCCGGGTCATCGACTTTGGGTCCAGCTGTTTCGAGAACGAAAAGGTATACACGTACATCCAGAGTCGCTTCTACCGGTCTCCTGAGGTTATCCTTGGTATGTCTTACGGCATGCCAATCGACATGTGGAGTTTGGGATGCATATTGGCGGAGCTTTACACCGGCTATCCCATCTTCCCCGGCGAAAACGAACAAGAGCAGCTTGCCTGCATCATGGAGGTCTTTGGGCCGCCGGAGAAGCACTTGATTGAGAAGAGCACTCGGAGGAAGCTCTTCTTTGATTCTCTCGGCAAGCCGAGAATTACAGTATCGTCCAAGGGGCGGAGGCGACGCCCTAGCTCAAAAGAGCTCCGGCAGGTTTTGAAGTGTGACGATGAGGCATTTTTGGACTTCATCTCCCGTTGCCTTCGATGGGATCCTCAACGCCGTTTAACTCCCAGCGAAGCTCTACGACATGAATTCATGACGGGTCACAGAATGGCGCCCAGGCCGAGACCCTTTGGAAGCCAGTCCCCAGGAAAGCGGGCGAATACTTTGTCCACGCCGACAACGGGTCGACCTCTCCCAGAACCGCCCGGCACAAGTCTCAAAAATGGCGCCGTTGTCCGCAGCCGCGACCCTTCGAATCCGTCGCCAATAAAAGCGACAGCTGGCAAGCGTCACTCGACTGTCAGCGGATTGCCTCCGTCAACGCCCGCCAAGCGAGGGATAAATCTAACGACTACACCAGGGTCCGCATTGCCTCGTGCTTCTGCGAGAAGCATCAGCGGGAAGCCTGACCTTGCgacagcggcggcggcgacaagCTTG TTGCATAGCAGGCCGGGGACGCTTGTGGATTTGATTCGATTCTTACGACTTATATTGACTGCTGGTTCAACAAGCCAGTGGATGAGGCAGGACACTTCTTCTTATACCCTCACTTGA
- a CDS encoding endoplasmic reticulum-Golgi intermediate compartment family protein (transcript_id=CADANIAT00000806): MNGFAAHGLDEDAFAEKSGLTGGLRTFDAFPKTKPSYTTPSRRGGQWTVLILIICTIFSITEFRTWLKGHETHHFTVEKGVSHDLQLNFDAVIHMPCDALHINIQDAAGDRVLASEMLKKEPTSWKLWMDKRNYHSSEYQTLSDSRGDEERVAAMEEDVHAGHVLNELRRNGKRKFAKGPKLRRGDVVDSCRIYGSLEGNKVQGDFHITARGHGYRDGREHLDHSAFNFSHIITELSFGPHYPSLHNPLDKTIATTEFHYYKYQYFLSIVPTIYSRNQNLRLDALPSSSSARSNKNLIFTNQYAATSQSDAIPESPYVIPGIFFKYNIEPIMLLISEERTGFLNLLIRIVNTVSGVLVTGGWVYQIMTWLGELRRRRRGGEKSEGYLHGKLEEE; encoded by the exons ATGAACGGGTTCGCAGCACACGGcctcgacgaagacgcaTTTGCGGAGAAGTCCGGCCTAACGGGCGGCCTCCGAACTTTTGATGCCTTCC CCAAAACAAAACCCTCATATACCACCCCCTCGCGCCGCGGCGGTCAATGGACCGTCCTAATCCTCATAATCTGCACCATCTTCTCAATAACCGAATTTCGCACATGGCTCAAGGGCCATGAGACGCACCATTTCACCGTCGAGAAGGGCGTCTCGCACGATCTCCAGCTGAACTTTGACGCCGTAATACATATGCCTTGCGACGCACTGCATATAAATATCCAAGATGCCGCCGGGGACCGCGTGCTCGCGTCGGaaatgttgaagaaggagccGACAAGCTGGAAACTCTGGATGGATAAGCGCAATTATCACAGCAGCGAGTACCAGACGCTCAGTGACTCCAGGGGAGACGAAGAAAGGGTCGCGGCAATGGAGGAGGACGTCCATGCAGGCCATGTGCTTAACGAGCTGAGGCGCAACGGGAAGCGGAAGTTTGCAAAAGGGCCTAAGCTTCGACGAGGCGATGTCGTGGACTCATGTCGGATTTATGGCAGTCTGGAGGGAAATAAAGTCCAAGGGGACTTTCATATCACGGCGCGCGGGCATGGATATCGGGATGGGAGAGAGCATTTGGATCATTCGG CATTCAACTTCTCCCATATTATCACAGAACTCTCATTCGGCCCACATTACCCATCCTTGCACAACCCCCTCGACAAAACGATCGCAACCACCGAATTTCACTACTACAAATACCAGTACTTCCTTTCCATTGTGCCAACAATCTACTCGCGCAACCAAAATCTGCGGCTTGACGCTctgccgtcttcctcgtccgcaCGGAGCAACAAAAACCTCATCTTCACGAACCAGTACGCCGCAACATCACAGTCCGATGCCATCCCAGAATCCCCCTACGTGATCCCGGGCATCTTTTTCAAGTACAATATCGAGCCGATAATGCTGCTCATTAGTGAAGAGCGCACGGGTTTCTTGAATCTGCTTATTCGCATTGTGAATACGGTTTCGGGCGTGCTTGTCACGGGAGGTTGGGTTTATCAGATTATGACCTGGCTTGGGGAGTtaagaaggaggaggaggggtggGGAGAAGAGCGAAGGATATTTGCATgggaagttggaggaggagtag